One Novipirellula caenicola genomic window carries:
- the pgsW gene encoding poly-gamma-glutamate system protein, whose translation MKRLYWRPRQVSQSIIVFMAAFSLLGLATVEYFRVEAPQEDLDLKMQAAELSKEMMEAIRNEKLHLGMRINTVIDPGSTGMIGELMTPLTTLSGRLGAKQTSTNPNLAAVVIDMLIKAGVGKGDLVAVGYSGSFPGMNVNVLAALKTIGARPVILASAGSSQWGANHPKFLWIDMETMLYEEQYIPFRSVACSIGGYEDLGIGLGDESRKMIRKSITDNGMKRLEAEDFASAIDERMNVYRKQAGSQEYKAYINVGGGAVSVGKTIGKRAYKPGLNRTASRATMQIDSIMTRFMRKDVPVIHLVEMDQIAMMYNMPLKPQQQPAVGEGGVFKQTRRSRLLILAVLLAILGSLRIFVLTDFGHRFMKGRGSRKISGQPEPMV comes from the coding sequence ATGAAACGTCTGTATTGGCGGCCTCGCCAAGTCTCGCAATCGATCATCGTCTTCATGGCAGCATTTTCACTGCTTGGGCTGGCAACGGTCGAATATTTTCGTGTCGAAGCGCCGCAGGAAGACTTGGATCTAAAGATGCAAGCTGCGGAATTGTCCAAAGAAATGATGGAGGCGATTCGCAACGAAAAACTGCATCTGGGGATGCGAATCAATACCGTGATCGACCCCGGTTCGACGGGGATGATTGGTGAATTGATGACCCCCCTGACCACACTCAGTGGCCGCTTGGGTGCCAAGCAAACCTCGACCAATCCCAACCTTGCCGCCGTCGTGATCGACATGTTGATCAAAGCGGGCGTTGGCAAGGGCGACTTGGTGGCGGTCGGCTATTCAGGATCGTTTCCGGGGATGAATGTCAATGTCTTGGCGGCACTGAAAACCATCGGCGCACGGCCCGTGATTTTGGCGAGCGCCGGTTCGTCACAATGGGGCGCCAATCATCCAAAATTCCTTTGGATCGATATGGAAACGATGCTCTACGAAGAGCAATACATCCCGTTTCGATCGGTCGCATGTTCGATCGGCGGTTACGAGGATTTGGGTATCGGCCTTGGCGACGAATCACGCAAGATGATCCGCAAATCGATTACCGACAACGGCATGAAACGGCTCGAGGCGGAAGATTTTGCGAGTGCCATCGACGAGCGAATGAATGTCTATCGCAAACAAGCCGGTTCGCAGGAATACAAAGCCTACATCAACGTCGGCGGTGGGGCGGTATCGGTTGGCAAAACGATCGGCAAACGCGCTTACAAACCGGGACTCAATCGCACGGCGTCACGGGCGACGATGCAGATCGACTCAATCATGACTCGCTTCATGCGAAAAGACGTTCCGGTCATCCATCTCGTCGAGATGGACCAAATTGCCATGATGTACAACATGCCGCTGAAGCCACAGCAACAACCCGCTGTGGGCGAAGGAGGCGTGTTCAAACAAACACGTCGCAGTCGACTGTTGATCCTGGCGGTGTTGTTAGCGATCCTCGGATCACTTCGCATCTTCGTGCTGACCGACTTTGGACATCGCTTCATGAAAGGCCGCGGTTCACGCAAAATTTCGGGCCAACCCGAACCAATGGTTTAA
- a CDS encoding ferredoxin codes for MSSGAGCATELGCSTGPATSLGSESLCQPVKNYRVVLEPKYVTETRIVCVTENREEVRHRTKTVYKTVPVTEERYRTKVVNKPVTEIKTVEYSVLVPEKSEKTVEVTETVPVWVEVPEEYTVRVPQLVEVPEEYTVKVPQLQDETFTYTVSVPQVVTEQRMHTVVNAVPVSKTRTVEFCVPTTTMKTVTKDYGHWEEQVVAATSAPAGYSNGNGCGNGMMGGCGSSAGHRHGCGLLRGHCKRSCGGCASSCGSSCGSCGGCGNGASIAGVSQSAVGACGTTTKRVWVPNVVTEQVAVSGTTTRSQDLSYTVYEQQCEQVPYECTKVVYRPETRTGTKKSVVYVDETRTRMRKVVKYTNEVRTRMRKQLEYTTVTKTETIPHVSYRTEKRTKDVSYTYNVPEHVVEPYTVTRNDCVAEEQVEEYTVCVPVIVNKEQKVQVCKMVPRLVEETINLCCDDDAGSAAAAGSGCGCSAPAAASGCESCGSAPAAPACSSCGSDAPSCACGS; via the coding sequence ATGAGTTCAGGTGCCGGATGTGCTACCGAACTTGGTTGTTCAACCGGTCCTGCTACGTCCCTCGGTAGCGAATCGTTGTGCCAACCGGTGAAAAACTATCGTGTTGTTTTGGAACCAAAGTATGTCACCGAAACACGCATCGTTTGTGTTACCGAAAATCGTGAAGAAGTGCGTCATCGCACCAAAACCGTCTACAAAACGGTTCCTGTGACCGAAGAGCGTTATCGCACCAAGGTCGTTAACAAACCGGTCACCGAAATCAAAACCGTCGAGTACAGCGTGCTGGTCCCTGAGAAATCAGAAAAGACCGTCGAAGTCACCGAAACGGTACCGGTTTGGGTTGAAGTCCCCGAAGAGTACACCGTGCGGGTTCCTCAACTCGTCGAAGTCCCTGAGGAATACACCGTCAAGGTTCCTCAGCTGCAAGACGAAACCTTCACCTACACCGTTAGCGTTCCTCAAGTGGTCACCGAGCAACGGATGCACACCGTTGTCAACGCGGTTCCCGTGTCGAAAACTCGCACCGTCGAATTCTGCGTGCCAACGACCACAATGAAAACGGTCACCAAAGACTACGGTCATTGGGAAGAACAAGTGGTTGCTGCTACCTCCGCTCCTGCGGGCTACAGCAACGGAAACGGCTGTGGCAACGGCATGATGGGCGGCTGTGGTTCATCGGCCGGTCACCGCCATGGTTGCGGTCTGCTTCGCGGTCACTGCAAACGATCCTGCGGCGGTTGTGCTTCGAGCTGCGGCTCGAGCTGCGGCAGCTGTGGTGGTTGCGGCAACGGCGCTTCGATTGCCGGTGTTAGCCAATCCGCAGTCGGCGCGTGCGGCACCACCACCAAACGTGTTTGGGTTCCAAACGTCGTGACCGAGCAAGTGGCTGTCTCTGGTACCACCACTCGTTCGCAAGATTTGAGCTACACCGTTTACGAACAACAATGCGAACAAGTTCCTTACGAATGCACCAAAGTGGTCTACCGTCCCGAAACACGCACCGGCACCAAAAAGTCGGTCGTCTACGTCGACGAAACCCGCACTCGTATGCGTAAAGTCGTCAAGTACACGAACGAAGTTCGCACTCGTATGCGTAAGCAGCTCGAGTACACCACGGTCACCAAGACCGAAACGATCCCTCACGTTTCTTATCGCACTGAAAAGCGCACCAAGGACGTCAGCTACACCTACAACGTTCCTGAGCACGTGGTCGAACCTTACACCGTGACTCGTAACGACTGCGTTGCTGAAGAGCAAGTCGAAGAGTACACCGTGTGCGTTCCTGTGATTGTCAACAAAGAACAAAAGGTTCAAGTTTGCAAGATGGTTCCTCGCTTGGTCGAAGAAACCATCAACCTGTGCTGTGACGACGATGCAGGATCGGCTGCTGCAGCGGGCAGCGGCTGTGGATGCTCGGCACCCGCAGCAGCCTCGGGCTGCGAATCATGCGGTTCGGCTCCTGCCGCCCCAGCATGCAGCTCGTGTGGCTCGGATGCACCTTCGTGTGCTTGCGGTAGCTAG
- the pgsC gene encoding poly-gamma-glutamate biosynthesis protein PgsC yields MDTLTVSIGIGLAVSLLFSETFGLAAGGMVVPGYIALSLDRPVTVIATFFAAIVTYFIVYSLSNMIVIYGKRRTVLMVLVGFLVGILMESLAPFSAVPEDSLSMDVLAESNDYEVIGYIIPGLIAIWIDRQGMLETLGILLTAATVVRLVLMLIGLEFVL; encoded by the coding sequence ATGGACACTTTAACTGTATCAATTGGCATCGGCTTGGCCGTCAGCCTGCTGTTCTCGGAAACCTTCGGTCTCGCCGCAGGCGGGATGGTCGTGCCCGGTTACATCGCCTTGTCGCTGGACCGCCCGGTCACCGTGATCGCAACGTTTTTCGCGGCGATCGTCACTTATTTCATTGTCTATTCGCTATCGAACATGATCGTCATTTATGGAAAGCGTCGCACCGTGTTGATGGTGCTTGTCGGCTTCCTGGTGGGGATCTTGATGGAATCGCTGGCTCCGTTTTCGGCAGTGCCCGAAGATTCGCTCAGCATGGATGTGTTGGCCGAATCGAATGACTACGAGGTCATTGGCTACATCATTCCCGGGTTGATCGCGATTTGGATTGATCGGCAAGGGATGCTCGAAACCCTGGGGATTCTATTGACTGCCGCGACCGTGGTTCGCTTGGTTCTGATGCTGATCGGATTGGAGTTCGTACTATGA
- a CDS encoding tetratricopeptide repeat protein: protein MKTYKMTLKTIRLRRLGHYFAFGGLIAAGILANALPTSAAPPQEPVVARVEMKLTDGEKVTDVIEKGDLLTVIEERDEDYVILTHDGSRGAVDKVNAVRLAESTDIYTDLIEQHPDEGRFLTLRASAWWALGKTEKAVEDFDQAIELGYKEPHAFSSRGLFHAAIGNFDKAIADYNMAIELDPESIAPFVNRAAVHMAQGKVEKAIEDYTAALKIKPANASLLRQRAIALKAAGKLDRAIEDFNGILAGNEKDVDAISGRGYIYFQQGNHEAAVKDFAKVIELNPESAVAFNNRGYNQYQLGNAADALADYDKAIELAPQYGLALQNRAWLLATAEDTSLRDAAKAIESAKAACEISDYNNLGDLSALAAAFAADGKFEEAIGWQEKVVENAPESYQEFAKKILQRYQDKKPFTANLDEDEVASGNDPSNDDVATATTPSAS, encoded by the coding sequence GTGAAGACGTACAAAATGACACTCAAAACGATCCGTCTCCGTCGCCTCGGGCACTATTTCGCATTCGGTGGTTTGATCGCTGCCGGAATCTTGGCAAATGCGTTGCCGACCTCCGCAGCACCGCCGCAAGAACCGGTGGTCGCCCGAGTCGAGATGAAATTGACCGATGGCGAGAAAGTCACCGATGTGATCGAAAAAGGGGACTTGCTAACCGTGATCGAAGAACGTGACGAGGATTACGTGATCCTGACTCACGATGGATCTCGCGGTGCCGTCGACAAGGTCAACGCCGTCCGACTTGCCGAATCGACCGACATTTACACCGATTTGATCGAGCAGCATCCCGACGAAGGGCGTTTTCTGACGCTCCGCGCATCAGCCTGGTGGGCGCTCGGGAAGACCGAGAAAGCCGTCGAGGACTTTGATCAGGCGATCGAGCTTGGCTACAAAGAACCGCACGCCTTTTCGAGCCGCGGACTGTTCCACGCGGCGATCGGTAACTTTGACAAGGCAATTGCGGATTACAACATGGCGATCGAGCTTGATCCGGAATCGATCGCGCCGTTTGTCAACCGCGCGGCGGTTCACATGGCACAAGGCAAGGTCGAAAAGGCAATCGAAGACTACACCGCCGCGTTAAAGATCAAACCGGCTAACGCTTCGCTACTGCGTCAACGTGCGATCGCACTGAAAGCGGCCGGCAAACTCGATCGAGCGATCGAGGACTTCAATGGGATCCTGGCCGGGAACGAAAAAGATGTCGATGCGATCTCGGGGCGAGGATATATCTACTTTCAACAGGGAAACCACGAGGCGGCGGTGAAGGATTTCGCCAAGGTTATCGAATTGAACCCCGAATCCGCGGTCGCGTTCAATAACCGCGGCTACAACCAATATCAACTCGGCAACGCCGCGGACGCGCTAGCCGACTATGACAAAGCGATTGAATTGGCGCCTCAGTATGGTTTGGCGCTTCAAAACCGAGCTTGGTTGCTGGCGACGGCCGAGGATACCTCGCTTCGCGACGCGGCTAAGGCGATCGAGTCGGCCAAGGCGGCCTGTGAAATCAGCGACTACAACAACCTTGGCGACCTGTCGGCGCTAGCGGCTGCGTTCGCGGCGGACGGCAAATTCGAAGAAGCGATCGGATGGCAGGAGAAAGTTGTCGAAAACGCTCCTGAATCGTATCAAGAGTTCGCCAAGAAAATCTTGCAGCGTTATCAGGACAAAAAGCCGTTCACCGCGAATCTCGACGAGGACGAGGTGGCATCCGGCAACGACCCGTCCAACGACGATGTGGCGACCGCGACGACTCCGTCCGCTTCCTAA
- a CDS encoding family 16 glycoside hydrolase, producing the protein MILLSRLRRAVWTAAVFSLFAPSVFAQVFDNIESAKSDPDFMVQGEYVSDTQGLQVIARGDGEFDLVLFEGGLPGAGGDTTAPRRLEGDADVVADLVEAMELEKVQRKSPTLGAKPPHGATVLFDGTKKSIDQHWRNGKLVAPNLLGVGTTTNETFGDYRLHLEFKTPFMPTATGQGRGNSGVYHQGRYETQVLDSFGLEGKDNEAGGIYTVSPPSVNMCFPPLSWQTYDVDFTAARFDDQGNKTSDARMTVRLNGVIVQNNVVIPEATKGAPLKESAAPGPIHLQNHGNPVRYRNIWIVPVDTKREARRPIVAGFERFYASSSEPDAIAGELLINALACDACHAADSFADLSTKRGPDLSAVAGRVRVDAMVDMIADPHQFKPGTTMPDPWGDLSVQERRQQAQAITSFLVTKGERGLRDRSAPKDLIKTGRRLYQTVGCVACHAADPKSSKESMASTSVPLAGVEKKYTLTSLAEFLRQPHVTRPGSRMPGLVGTEKEAAAIAAYLLGDTVVQSGVGKFTRRIYRGDWNRLPDFSNRKPEKTDDVFGVKIDDIKPKLRYAVIFDATLKIEKAGEYTFRVQSDDGSRLSVDGTEIAENDGIHPVTTATGSIKLSKGLHSLTLQYLQKAGEAELRLEYDDPEFGWTPVEFMVVDPENPVSLDFLPSQYVPDPSLADAGQQLFRSVGCANCHAFTGTSASLVAKPLNQLDVNRGCLANDVPAGSQGVVDFELNHSQRAAITAAIKQRKQSGVPTVDDATRVHVTMAAMNCYACHKRGTVGGPESIREAAFTGTTPEMGLEGQVPPPLDGVGDKLTDAYMKTILQHGANERPYMRTRMPAFRYEHLKAMHESINRLDRKGDDHPIATEPASENQIAAGRQCVGNRGLACIKCHSYNGNKGGGIGAIDMLKMTTRLRPEWFHRYLLDPPLYRPGTRMPKSFVDGESPLADLYGGDPDKQIDAIWKYLLQGDKAKEPEGLTQGAILLAASAKPLIYRNFFTDVSARGIGVAYPGEVNLIWDAEQMSLAKLWKNSFVDASLHWVARGKGRQQPLGDAVVWIDKAVPLAILPTMDAAWPSESARELGYKFKGYTLDANGVPTFRYEVDGYSIQDKPVAKNVEGVRSLERQFTVTKTADSAETMVMRFATGAVKSSDGGTITLANGVRMTIEGVSVQQVGNADATELRAVIPPGESVSFTRTIHW; encoded by the coding sequence GTGATCTTGTTGTCTCGATTACGACGCGCGGTATGGACCGCAGCGGTTTTTTCACTGTTCGCACCCTCTGTCTTTGCTCAGGTCTTTGACAATATCGAATCGGCAAAATCCGATCCCGATTTCATGGTCCAAGGCGAATACGTTAGTGACACCCAAGGGTTGCAGGTCATCGCGCGTGGAGATGGCGAGTTTGACTTGGTTCTCTTCGAAGGGGGATTACCCGGTGCCGGCGGCGATACGACCGCACCACGCCGACTCGAGGGCGACGCCGATGTGGTGGCCGACTTGGTCGAAGCGATGGAGCTAGAAAAGGTCCAACGAAAAAGTCCTACGCTCGGTGCCAAGCCGCCGCACGGCGCGACGGTGTTGTTCGATGGCACCAAGAAATCGATCGATCAACATTGGCGAAATGGAAAACTGGTTGCGCCGAACCTGCTTGGCGTCGGCACGACGACCAACGAAACGTTTGGCGATTATCGATTGCACCTCGAATTCAAAACGCCGTTCATGCCCACAGCGACCGGACAAGGACGGGGCAATAGCGGCGTCTATCACCAAGGCCGCTACGAGACGCAGGTGCTCGATTCATTCGGACTCGAGGGAAAGGACAACGAAGCGGGCGGGATTTATACGGTCAGCCCCCCTTCGGTCAACATGTGTTTCCCGCCGCTGTCGTGGCAAACCTACGATGTTGACTTTACCGCGGCGCGTTTTGATGACCAAGGCAATAAGACGTCTGATGCCAGGATGACGGTGCGTCTAAACGGCGTGATCGTGCAAAACAACGTGGTCATCCCCGAAGCGACCAAGGGAGCTCCGCTGAAGGAATCGGCCGCACCGGGACCGATTCATTTGCAGAACCATGGCAATCCTGTTCGCTACCGTAATATTTGGATCGTCCCGGTGGATACCAAGCGTGAAGCTCGCCGACCGATCGTGGCTGGTTTCGAACGTTTTTACGCCAGCAGTAGTGAGCCCGATGCGATCGCAGGCGAGTTGCTGATCAATGCGTTAGCGTGTGATGCATGCCATGCCGCAGACAGCTTTGCCGATTTGTCGACCAAACGCGGCCCTGATCTTTCTGCGGTTGCCGGACGTGTACGCGTCGATGCGATGGTGGACATGATCGCCGATCCGCACCAATTCAAACCAGGCACGACGATGCCGGATCCCTGGGGCGATCTCAGTGTCCAAGAACGCCGGCAACAAGCTCAGGCGATCACCAGTTTCTTGGTGACCAAGGGCGAGAGAGGACTTCGAGACCGTTCCGCGCCGAAGGATTTGATCAAGACCGGACGGAGACTGTATCAAACGGTCGGTTGTGTCGCCTGTCACGCGGCCGATCCGAAGTCCAGCAAGGAATCGATGGCCAGCACCTCGGTACCGTTGGCGGGCGTTGAAAAGAAATACACCCTGACTTCGCTGGCCGAGTTTCTCCGCCAGCCGCATGTCACCCGCCCGGGCAGTCGGATGCCTGGTTTGGTCGGGACCGAAAAGGAAGCGGCCGCCATCGCCGCCTACTTGTTAGGCGACACCGTCGTGCAATCGGGGGTCGGCAAATTCACACGTCGCATCTATCGCGGTGACTGGAACCGTCTGCCCGATTTTAGCAATCGCAAGCCCGAGAAAACCGATGACGTGTTCGGGGTGAAAATCGACGACATCAAACCGAAACTCCGGTATGCCGTCATCTTCGATGCGACGCTGAAGATTGAAAAGGCAGGTGAATATACATTTCGTGTCCAAAGCGATGACGGCAGCCGTTTGTCTGTCGATGGCACCGAAATCGCCGAAAACGACGGGATTCATCCGGTAACCACCGCCACCGGTTCGATCAAGTTAAGCAAAGGCTTGCACTCGTTGACGCTACAGTATCTGCAAAAAGCAGGCGAAGCGGAGCTCCGCCTTGAATACGACGACCCCGAATTCGGATGGACGCCGGTGGAATTCATGGTTGTCGATCCCGAAAACCCTGTCTCGTTGGATTTTCTGCCCAGCCAATACGTTCCCGATCCTTCGCTTGCCGATGCCGGCCAGCAGTTGTTCCGTTCGGTGGGCTGTGCAAATTGCCATGCGTTCACGGGCACCTCCGCGTCGCTGGTCGCAAAACCTCTGAACCAACTCGATGTCAATCGTGGTTGTCTGGCCAACGACGTTCCGGCCGGTTCGCAGGGAGTGGTTGATTTCGAATTGAATCATTCTCAACGAGCTGCGATCACCGCTGCGATCAAGCAGCGAAAACAATCCGGTGTGCCGACGGTTGACGATGCGACTCGTGTCCACGTGACGATGGCTGCGATGAACTGCTACGCGTGCCACAAACGCGGCACGGTTGGCGGGCCTGAGTCGATTCGCGAAGCTGCCTTCACCGGCACCACTCCGGAAATGGGACTTGAGGGTCAAGTACCACCGCCGCTGGATGGGGTGGGTGACAAGTTAACCGATGCTTACATGAAAACGATTCTGCAGCATGGAGCGAACGAACGTCCCTACATGCGGACTCGAATGCCCGCGTTTCGCTATGAACATTTAAAGGCGATGCACGAATCGATCAATCGACTTGATCGCAAAGGCGATGATCATCCGATTGCGACAGAACCGGCTAGCGAGAATCAAATCGCCGCAGGACGGCAGTGTGTCGGCAATCGCGGTTTAGCGTGCATCAAATGTCACAGCTACAACGGCAACAAAGGAGGCGGCATCGGAGCAATTGATATGCTGAAGATGACCACGCGATTGCGTCCCGAGTGGTTCCATCGCTATTTGCTCGACCCGCCGCTGTATCGGCCGGGCACTCGGATGCCCAAAAGTTTTGTGGATGGCGAATCGCCACTGGCGGATCTATACGGTGGCGATCCGGATAAGCAAATCGATGCGATTTGGAAATATTTGCTTCAAGGAGACAAGGCCAAAGAGCCCGAAGGGTTGACGCAGGGAGCAATCTTGTTGGCGGCCAGCGCCAAACCGTTGATCTATCGCAACTTCTTTACCGACGTCAGTGCGCGGGGCATCGGCGTGGCGTATCCCGGTGAGGTGAACCTGATCTGGGACGCCGAGCAGATGTCGTTGGCGAAACTGTGGAAGAACAGCTTCGTCGACGCATCGCTGCACTGGGTTGCTCGAGGCAAAGGACGCCAACAACCGTTGGGCGATGCGGTGGTTTGGATCGACAAGGCGGTGCCATTGGCAATCCTGCCGACAATGGATGCCGCATGGCCGAGTGAATCGGCACGTGAACTTGGCTATAAATTCAAGGGTTACACGCTGGATGCCAATGGCGTACCCACGTTCCGGTACGAGGTCGACGGTTACTCGATCCAAGACAAGCCAGTGGCAAAGAACGTCGAGGGTGTCAGATCGTTGGAGCGGCAATTTACCGTGACCAAGACTGCCGATTCGGCGGAGACAATGGTGATGCGTTTTGCAACCGGGGCCGTCAAATCCAGCGACGGCGGAACGATCACGCTTGCCAACGGCGTGCGGATGACGATCGAAGGCGTGTCGGTACAGCAAGTGGGCAACGCGGATGCGACGGAGCTGCGTGCCGTCATCCCGCCCGGCGAATCGGTCTCGTTCACGCGAACCATTCATTGGTAA
- the pgsB gene encoding poly-gamma-glutamate synthase PgsB, with protein sequence MDGSLALLGTTGSLVGLGLLESFLHRRNLATIPTRIHVNGTRGKSSVTRLIAAGLRASGKRTCAKTTGTLARMILPDGAEYPVFRPARANVIEQIRIVRAAAEIESEALVIECMALIPYLQWLCEFMLVHATHSVITNARADHLDVMGPGEKDVAWALLGMVPKEGKLYTAERRHLDAFRKVCDDRKSELITVGEDEVHAIQPLDLAQFSYIEHAENVALALRVLSDLGVDRATALQGMWSASPDPGIMTVAELDFFGREIVFINGFAANDPESTERIWDMACDRYPSVGKRIMIFNCRFDRPDRSRQLAECCAAWRPADHYVLIGSGTYIFAKHAINSGLDSRKLVMAEGDGAPEIFEKVVSLSGRSSLVMGMANIGGAGLDVVRYFRNRGIVDEKAF encoded by the coding sequence ATGGATGGTTCGCTTGCACTGCTTGGCACGACCGGGTCGCTGGTCGGGCTGGGCTTATTAGAGTCTTTCCTACATCGACGCAACCTAGCGACGATTCCGACGCGTATCCATGTCAATGGCACGCGAGGCAAATCGTCGGTGACTCGGCTGATCGCCGCAGGGTTGCGCGCATCGGGTAAACGCACCTGTGCCAAGACGACGGGCACTTTGGCAAGAATGATTTTGCCCGATGGTGCCGAGTATCCGGTGTTCCGTCCGGCACGCGCAAACGTGATCGAACAGATCCGGATCGTTCGAGCCGCGGCCGAAATCGAATCCGAAGCACTTGTAATCGAGTGCATGGCGTTGATTCCGTACTTGCAGTGGTTGTGCGAGTTCATGTTGGTTCACGCGACGCACAGCGTGATCACCAATGCGCGTGCCGACCACTTGGACGTCATGGGGCCGGGCGAAAAGGACGTGGCGTGGGCATTACTTGGCATGGTGCCCAAAGAGGGCAAATTGTACACCGCCGAGCGGCGTCACTTGGATGCGTTCCGCAAGGTGTGTGACGATCGCAAAAGCGAACTGATTACCGTCGGCGAAGACGAAGTGCATGCCATCCAACCGTTGGATTTGGCTCAGTTTTCGTACATCGAGCATGCTGAAAACGTGGCACTCGCGTTGCGAGTGCTCAGCGATCTTGGCGTCGATCGTGCGACGGCGCTACAAGGCATGTGGTCGGCTAGCCCCGACCCGGGAATCATGACCGTAGCCGAATTGGATTTCTTCGGTCGCGAGATCGTGTTTATCAATGGCTTCGCGGCGAATGACCCGGAATCAACCGAACGCATTTGGGACATGGCTTGTGATCGCTATCCGAGCGTGGGCAAGCGGATCATGATCTTCAATTGCCGATTCGATCGTCCGGACCGCTCGCGGCAATTGGCCGAGTGCTGTGCGGCATGGCGTCCGGCGGATCATTACGTTTTGATCGGTTCGGGAACCTACATTTTTGCCAAGCATGCCATCAATTCGGGCTTGGATTCACGGAAATTGGTGATGGCCGAAGGGGACGGAGCGCCTGAGATTTTTGAGAAGGTGGTGAGTCTTTCGGGCCGTTCATCATTGGTGATGGGAATGGCAAACATTGGCGGCGCTGGTTTAGACGTGGTGCGATATTTCCGCAATCGCGGCATTGTCGACGAAAAAGCATTTTAG